A stretch of Tigriopus californicus strain San Diego chromosome 11, Tcal_SD_v2.1, whole genome shotgun sequence DNA encodes these proteins:
- the LOC131890138 gene encoding peptidyl-prolyl cis-trans isomerase NIMA-interacting 4-like, translated as MGPKKGSGKGGAKGSAASGGDKEGGKKEKGGGSNSVNVRHILCEKQSKSLEALEKLKAGQKFNEVAATYSEDKARSGGSLGWMIRGSMVGPFQDAAFALPVSSLGNPVYTDPPVKTKFGYHIIMVEGKK; from the coding sequence ATGGGCCCAAAGAAAGGGAGTGGCAAGGGCGGTGCCAAAGGATCAGCCGCCTCAGGGGGTGATAAAGAGGGCGGCAAGAAGGAGAAAGGCGGGGGGAGTAATAGCGTGAATGTGCGGCATATTCTGTGTGAGAAACAGTCCAAAAGTCTGGAAGCCTTGGAGAAGTTGAAAGCCGGGCAAAAGTTCAACGAGGTGGCCGCCACCTACAGTGAGGACAAGGCCAGATCCGGTGGCTCATTGGGCTGGATGATCCGTGGATCCATGGTGGGACCATTCCAAGATGCGGCTTTTGCCTTGCCCGTGTCCTCTTTAGGCAATCCTGTATATACAGATCCGCCCGTCAAGACCAAATTCGGATATCATATCATTATGGTCGAGGGCAAGAAATGA